The genomic DNA GGGACCGCCGACACTGCCGGGCGCCCTCCCCGCGCGGCCACGATGGGGAAATGACGAGGACAACGGCGGTCGGCTTCGACCGGGTGACCAAGGGGTACGGGGCGACCTCCGGGCCGTCGACGGCCTGACGCTCGCCCTGCACCCCGGTGAGACCGTGGCCCTGCTGGGCCCGAACCGGGCGGGCAAGTCGACCACGCTCGACCTGCTGCTCGGCCTCAGCCGCCCCGACCCCGGCACCGTCCACGTCTTCGGCGGCGAACCGCGCGAGGCCGGACCCTCAGTTCAGCATCGCCCGAGCCGTCCGAGCCTCCCCCCGCACCTCCTCGGCGACCGCCTCGTCCACCGCCCCCACCACCTCCGCGTACGCCTCCAACTCCCCGGCCCCCGCCGCGAACTCCCCCCGCTGCACCAACAACACCGCCCGCTCGTACCGCAACCGCGCCGCATGCGCCGGCAACAGCAGCGCCAGCTCGATCGCCCACAGCCCCACCGCCGACTGCTCCGGCCGCGCCGCCGCCCACGCCCGGATGTTGTTCAGCACCCGCGCCACGACGTCCAACGGCGCCGCCGGCTCCAGCATCGACGGCCGCAGCTCCGCCCCCGTCGCCCCGGCGACCAGCACTTCCGCGTCGGTGCCGCTCAGCAGCCGCCCCCCGTCGTACGGATCGACGAGCACCCGCTCCTCCAGCGCCGCGGACCCGGGGCCGGACACCGCTCCCGGCTCCGCCCCGAACCCGACCACGAAGTGCCCCGGCAGCGCGACCCCGTACACCGGCGCCCCCGCCCGCCGGGCCACCTCCAGCCACACCACCGACAGCAGGATCGGCAGCCCGCGCCGCCGCCGCACCACCTCGTGCAGCAACGACGACTCCAGCCGCTGGTAGTCCGCGGCGACCCCGTGGAACCCGTACCGCTCGCCGAGCAGGTCCCGCAGCGCCACCGCCCAGGCCCGCGGCGTGCCCGGCCGGAACGGCAGCTCTCCGGCCAGCCGGTCCAGTTCCACCTGCGCGGCGTCCAGCCCCGCCTCGTCCAGCGCCCCGTCCGCCTCCGCGCCCACCAGCAGGCACAGCGTGGCCAGGTCGGGGCGCTCGGACCGCGCCTCTTGTGCGAACCGCCGCCGCAGTTCGGCCGACCGCTCCGGCGACGGGGGGTGAGGAGGACGAGGAGGACGCATGGCAGGTTCGGGCCCTTTCGGAGCGATGTCTCGGCGGTGAGCTACCGGTCGGCCCCGGCGGCCGCGGGCTCCCGGTAGTGGTGGTAGGCGTGGTGCGCCGCGAAGCCCATCCCGGCGTACAGCGCCCGGGCTCCGGCGTTGTCGGTCTCCACCTGGAGCCACGCCGCCGACGCCCCCTCGTCCAGCGCCCGCCGGGCCAGCGCGGCCATCACGGCGGTCGCCAGCCCCCGCCGCCGCTGCGCGGGGTCGACCTCGACGGCCGCGAAGGAGGCCCAGCGCCCGTCCACGACACACCGCCCGATCGCCGCCACGTCGCCCGCGCCGTCCGCGTCGACAGCGCCCTCCGCGCCGGGCACCGTGGCGAACCACACCGACGGCCCCGACTCCAGTACCCGCAGCGCCACTTCGCTCACGCCCTTGCGCTGGTACCGGGCCAGCCAGGTCTCGTCCGCCTCCCGGGACAGGACCACACCGGTGCCCTCGGCCAGGTCGGCGACCGGCGCCAGTGGCCCGGTCCACACCTCGGCCGTCACCTCCCGGACCCAGCCCCGCCGCTCCAGCTCCGCGCACAGCGACTCCTGCGTACCGGCGGCGCCGGTCGCGGTCTGGACGTACGCGGGCAGCCCGCGCTCGCCGTACCAGCGGCGTACGGCCGTCAGCGCCTCGTCGAGCGGCAGCCCCGGATCGCCGAGCGGCAGCACCGAGTTGGCCCGCCGGGTGAAGCCCCCGGCCGCCCGCAGCTCCCATGCGCCGAGCCGCTCGCTCTCCACCGGTCGCCAGGACCGCGCGGCGGCGCGCGCCAGCTCCTCGTAGGACGCGGCGGGGCCGCGACGGCGGGCGGGCGCGGCCGGCACTACCTTCCCGGCGACCAGAGTGGATTCCGCGACATGGACCGACTCGCCACTCTTTCGTGTGATCAGCAGCACACCATCGGTCCATGATGTGAGAACACCGACCGTGTCGGTGAACTTCTCACCTGAGACACCAGCTTCGCTCAAGCGCCGTACGGAGACTCGTTTGCCCACGTCAGCAGTGGTGATACGGACCTCAAGACGCCCGGCGGCAGAGAATTCCACGGGTCTGTCCACCCCTCCTGTTCGGATCATGCCCAAGAACGGAGATACTAGGGGCGGGCATCGACGACGCCGCGCTCCCGCGCGCCAGGCGGCGGAGCCTACGGAGGCCCGCCAGCGCCCTATCGAGGAGGAACGACAGCGTGACCTACGTCATCGCGCAGCCTTGTGTCGACGTGAAGGACAAGGCGTGCATCGAGGAGTGCCCGGTCGACTGCATCTACGAGGGCCAGCGGTCCTTGTACATCCACCCGGACGAATGCGTCGACTGTGGTGCCTGTGAGCCGGTCTGCCCGGTCGAGGCGATCTTCTACGAAGACGACACTCCCGAGGAGTGGAAGGACTACTACAAGGCGAACGTCGAGTTCTTCGACGAGCTCGGTTCGCCCGGCGGCGCCAGCAAGCTGGGGCTGATCGAGCGCGACCACCCCTTCGTCGCCGCGCTGCCGCCGCAGAACCAGTAAGAGCGGCCCGCACACGCGCCGCCTCGGTCCCGTACGGCCCGATCACCCCGATCGGCGCCGCACGGGACCGAGGCGTTTGCCGTAGCGGCGCCGACGAGGAAAGGGAGCCACCCACCGTGTCCGCAGTCACCGACCGACTTCCCACTTTCCCCTGGGACAAGCTGGAGCCGTACAAGAAGACGGCCGCGGCCCACCCCGGCGGCATCGTCGACCTCTCGGTCGGCACCCCGGTCGACCCGGTCCCCGAGCTGATCCAGAAGGCCCTGGTGGACGCGGCGGACTCCCCGGGCTACCCGACCGTCTGGGGCACCCCGGCGCTGCGGGACGCCCTCACCGGCTGGGTGGAGCGCCGCCTCGGCGCCCGCGACGTCACCCACCGCCACGTGCTCCCCGTCGTCGGCTCCAAGGAACTCGTCGCCTGGCTCCCCACCCAGCTGGGCCTCGGCCCCGGCGACAAGGTGGCCTTCCCGCGCCTGGCCTACCCGACGTACGAGGTCGGCGCCCGCCTGGCCCGCGCGGAGTACGAGGCGTACGAGGATCCGACCGAGCTGGACCCGGCCGGCCTGAAGCTCCTGTGGCTCAACTCCCCGTCGAACCCGACGGGGAAGGTCCTGTCCAAGGCCGACCTGACCCGGATCGTCGCCTGGGCCCGCGAGCACGGCGTCCTCGTCGTCTCCGACGAGTGCTACCTGGAGCTGGGCTGGGAGGCCGACCCGGTCTCGGTCCTGCACCCGGACGTCAACGGCGGCTCGTACGACGGCCTGGTCGCCGTCCACTCCCTCTCCAAGCGCTCCAACCTCGCGGGCTACCGCGCGGCCTTCCTGGCCGGTGACCCGGCGGTCCTGGGCCCGCTCCTGGAGATCCGCAAGCACGGCGGCATGATGACCCCCGCGCCGACCCAGGCGGCCGTGGTGGCGGCCCTCGGCGACGACGAACACGTCCGCGTCCAGCGCGAGCGCTACGCCGCCCGCCGCACCGTCCTGCGCGAGGCCCTGCTGGGCGCCGGCTTCCGCATCGAGCACAGCGAGGCCAGCCTCTACCTCTGGGCCACCCGCGACGAGTCCTGCTGGACCACGGTCGCCCACCTGGCCGAACGCGGCATCCTGGTGGCCCCGGGCGACTTCTACGGCCCGGCGGGCGAGAAGTTCGTCCGAGTCGCCCTGACAGCCACGGCCGAACGCGTCCAGACGGCGGCAGAGCGCCTGAAAGCCTGACCGCCCCCAACGCCGGGCCACGGCTCGAGACACGCCCACCGCGCCGACGTAGGCAAGCAAAACGCCGGGACCCAGGAAGGAAACCTGGGCCCCGGCGCCGTACCAGCCAGGCGCTAGCCGATCGGCAGACCCTGCACCGGCAGCCCGCCCTTGCCCAGCGCGTCCGTCGGCAGCCCACCCTTCGTGGCGGTCGCCGCCGTGTCACCCACGATGTCCCCGGCGGATCCCGCCGCGTCCCCGGCCGCGTTCTGCGCCGCCGGCGTGGCCTTCTTGACGACCGAACCACCGGTCTGGCCGGCGGCCGGCACGGCCTTCTTGACGGCCTTGCCGCCGGTGTCACCCGCGGTCTCGGTGACGTTCTGGGCCGCGGAGGCGGCGGTGTTGCCGACGTTCGCCCCGTCCAGGGCGGTCAGTCCCCCGAGGTTCGGGGTGGCCGGCAGTTCGGGAGCCGCGCTGGCGGAGCCGGCCGCACCGACCCCGGCAGCCGCTCCCGCAGCGACGAGCAGCGCGGCACGGGCGATCCGGCGGGTCAGGGGGAGGGACATGATGCTCCTTGGGCGTAAGTCGACAACAACGGTGGGAAATCCGACCGGGCCCGGAGGGCGACCGGTGAGTGACCGGAGAGCGATCGACCGGGCTCGGACGCAGTGACTACCGCTCGAAGGCGACGAAGGTTGCGGCGGCCCAACGTAAAGAGTTGGTAATGCGTCGCATTATCAGGTGCACAGAAAAACGGGCAAAAGGGCGCCGGTCGGAAAGTCTGCTGAATCCTTACGGCCCTTGATTTTCCTGGGCTCGGACGCATTCCGGGGTGACGGCGCGAAAAACGCGTCCCGCGCGTCGACTCCGTGCCGACCCGGGTCACTCCCCGGGATGACGACTCGTACGGGTGAGCGTCGGACGCGCCTGCTATCCGGCGGACGTGATCCGCACCGC from Streptomyces sp. CB09001 includes the following:
- a CDS encoding transglutaminase-like domain-containing protein, translating into MRPPRPPHPPSPERSAELRRRFAQEARSERPDLATLCLLVGAEADGALDEAGLDAAQVELDRLAGELPFRPGTPRAWAVALRDLLGERYGFHGVAADYQRLESSLLHEVVRRRRGLPILLSVVWLEVARRAGAPVYGVALPGHFVVGFGAEPGAVSGPGSAALEERVLVDPYDGGRLLSGTDAEVLVAGATGAELRPSMLEPAAPLDVVARVLNNIRAWAAARPEQSAVGLWAIELALLLPAHAARLRYERAVLLVQRGEFAAGAGELEAYAEVVGAVDEAVAEEVRGEARTARAMLN
- a CDS encoding GNAT family N-acetyltransferase — translated: MEFSAAGRLEVRITTADVGKRVSVRRLSEAGVSGEKFTDTVGVLTSWTDGVLLITRKSGESVHVAESTLVAGKVVPAAPARRRGPAASYEELARAAARSWRPVESERLGAWELRAAGGFTRRANSVLPLGDPGLPLDEALTAVRRWYGERGLPAYVQTATGAAGTQESLCAELERRGWVREVTAEVWTGPLAPVADLAEGTGVVLSREADETWLARYQRKGVSEVALRVLESGPSVWFATVPGAEGAVDADGAGDVAAIGRCVVDGRWASFAAVEVDPAQRRRGLATAVMAALARRALDEGASAAWLQVETDNAGARALYAGMGFAAHHAYHHYREPAAAGADR
- the fdxA gene encoding ferredoxin translates to MTYVIAQPCVDVKDKACIEECPVDCIYEGQRSLYIHPDECVDCGACEPVCPVEAIFYEDDTPEEWKDYYKANVEFFDELGSPGGASKLGLIERDHPFVAALPPQNQ
- a CDS encoding bifunctional succinyldiaminopimelate transaminase/glutamate-prephenate aminotransferase, yielding MSAVTDRLPTFPWDKLEPYKKTAAAHPGGIVDLSVGTPVDPVPELIQKALVDAADSPGYPTVWGTPALRDALTGWVERRLGARDVTHRHVLPVVGSKELVAWLPTQLGLGPGDKVAFPRLAYPTYEVGARLARAEYEAYEDPTELDPAGLKLLWLNSPSNPTGKVLSKADLTRIVAWAREHGVLVVSDECYLELGWEADPVSVLHPDVNGGSYDGLVAVHSLSKRSNLAGYRAAFLAGDPAVLGPLLEIRKHGGMMTPAPTQAAVVAALGDDEHVRVQRERYAARRTVLREALLGAGFRIEHSEASLYLWATRDESCWTTVAHLAERGILVAPGDFYGPAGEKFVRVALTATAERVQTAAERLKA
- a CDS encoding ATP-binding protein — protein: MSLPLTRRIARAALLVAAGAAAGVGAAGSASAAPELPATPNLGGLTALDGANVGNTAASAAQNVTETAGDTGGKAVKKAVPAAGQTGGSVVKKATPAAQNAAGDAAGSAGDIVGDTAATATKGGLPTDALGKGGLPVQGLPIG